One region of Nevskia ramosa DSM 11499 genomic DNA includes:
- a CDS encoding proline--tRNA ligase, which produces MRLSRFPLSTSKETPADAAIVSHQLMLRGGFIRQLGSGLYSWMPIGLRVLHKIENIVREEMNRAGAAEVLMPSIHPAELWQESGRWQVMGDEMLRLKDRHKNEFCYGPTHEEVITFHVRQDLRSYRQLPVNYYQIQTKFRDERRPRFGVMRAREFIMKDAYSFHMDAASLAAEYENMRAAYSKIFTRVGVEFRIVKADGGAIGGSRTEEFHILAQAGEDLLAVSDEGDYAANVEAAETLPQPAHGAASETLTKVATPYQKTCEDVAKLLKLPLARALKLIVVKGAEGGLIALAIRGDHELNTIKAEKHPKIAAPLSLASDAEIQAAFGCVPGFLGPIENKITVIADYAAAALSDFVCGANEAGFHVTGANWGRDAAEPEAADLRMIVEGDPSPDGRGTIKLYRGIEGGHIFQLGKKYTKAMNVTVLDVNQQPVTPEMGCYGIGVSRMAAAVIEQRNDANGILWPDAIAPFRVIVCPIGLDKADTAAAVKGAAETLYAELLAAGVDVAMDDRGLRPGEMFKDADLIGIPHRIVIGAKGLATQQFEYKRRDAAAAELIAATTAAVLEKLA; this is translated from the coding sequence ATGCGCCTGTCCCGCTTTCCGCTGTCCACGTCGAAGGAAACCCCGGCTGATGCCGCGATCGTCAGTCATCAGCTGATGCTCCGTGGCGGCTTCATTCGCCAGCTCGGTTCGGGCCTGTATTCGTGGATGCCGATCGGCCTGCGGGTGCTGCACAAGATCGAGAACATCGTCCGCGAGGAAATGAACCGCGCCGGTGCCGCCGAGGTGCTGATGCCGAGCATCCACCCGGCCGAGCTGTGGCAGGAATCCGGTCGCTGGCAGGTGATGGGCGACGAGATGCTGCGCCTCAAGGACCGGCATAAAAACGAGTTCTGCTACGGGCCGACGCACGAGGAAGTGATCACCTTCCACGTCCGCCAGGATCTGCGCAGCTACCGCCAGCTGCCGGTCAACTACTACCAGATCCAGACCAAGTTCCGCGATGAGCGCCGGCCGCGCTTCGGCGTGATGCGTGCGCGCGAATTCATCATGAAGGACGCTTACAGCTTCCACATGGATGCCGCGTCGCTGGCTGCCGAATACGAGAACATGCGCGCCGCCTACTCGAAGATCTTCACGCGAGTAGGTGTCGAGTTCCGCATCGTCAAGGCGGATGGCGGCGCCATCGGCGGCTCTCGCACCGAGGAGTTTCACATCCTTGCGCAGGCCGGCGAAGACCTGCTGGCGGTCAGCGATGAAGGCGATTACGCGGCCAATGTCGAAGCGGCGGAAACCTTGCCGCAGCCGGCGCACGGCGCTGCCAGCGAGACGCTGACCAAGGTCGCTACGCCGTATCAGAAGACCTGCGAAGACGTTGCCAAGCTGCTCAAGCTGCCGCTGGCTCGCGCGCTGAAGCTGATCGTGGTCAAGGGCGCGGAAGGCGGTTTGATCGCGCTGGCGATCCGCGGCGATCACGAACTCAACACGATCAAGGCCGAGAAGCATCCGAAGATCGCCGCGCCGCTGAGCCTGGCCAGCGATGCCGAAATCCAGGCGGCGTTCGGCTGCGTGCCGGGCTTCCTGGGGCCGATCGAAAACAAGATCACCGTGATCGCCGATTACGCGGCCGCCGCGCTCAGCGATTTCGTTTGCGGCGCCAACGAAGCCGGCTTCCACGTCACTGGCGCCAACTGGGGCCGTGACGCCGCCGAGCCGGAAGCGGCCGACCTGCGGATGATCGTCGAAGGCGATCCGTCGCCGGACGGCCGCGGCACGATCAAGCTCTATCGCGGCATCGAAGGCGGCCACATCTTCCAACTCGGCAAGAAGTACACGAAGGCGATGAACGTCACCGTGCTCGACGTCAATCAGCAGCCGGTGACGCCGGAAATGGGCTGCTACGGCATCGGCGTGTCGCGCATGGCAGCTGCCGTGATCGAACAGCGCAACGACGCCAACGGCATCCTCTGGCCGGATGCGATCGCGCCGTTCCGGGTCATCGTCTGCCCGATCGGGCTCGACAAGGCCGATACCGCCGCCGCCGTGAAAGGCGCTGCCGAAACGCTCTACGCCGAGTTGCTGGCGGCCGGCGTCGACGTGGCGATGGATGACCGCGGTTTGCGCCCGGGCGAGATGTTCAAGGACGCCGACCTGATC